The genomic region CCACTGAATcatgactgagaaaaactgtaattctaGCAGAGTGCTCGAACAAAAATTTAGCTTGTGGTGCTGCTTATTTAGCCATATTTGCTTGTCATTGACATTATGAGATATATCAACTGTCTTTTTTGTGCAGGTTGGATCCGACTCCTCTGCCAACCACTCTGTGTACTATGTCATTTCTGGTCCTGGAGTGGACAAGGATCCAGTGGGGGTATTTACTGTGGACAAGTTCTCTGGGATGCTGAGGGTCCACAGTGCTGTTGACCGTGAGGAATGGCCTCAATTTCAAgtaagaggggaaaaaaaaggtgtttaccaacaaaactagatgcgcgctcACTTTAGGAGTTTatcgttcatttgcattattatggcgaagacatgcattcttttagggatattgaacattctctaaccattgtGATTTTGagtggtgcagttttcagcaaaAAAAACTCATTGTaatcttttcatggacagcactgctctatgctgttctatggtgctttctgcctcttagttgcgcacgcatgttttcgtgacgttgcatagaaatccatgtttTGTATTATTCAAAGACTCAAGCCAATAAGTTTGACATGTGAAAAAAAGACTTAAGACTTAACAGCATAATTATTGGATTGTCAGATTGTCAGTGTTCATTATAGTAACAGTTGCTCTTcattttttgtcctttttttgttgtttttgtcactTAAGATTGTGGTCCAGGTCTATGATAGGTTTACTAATAAGGAGACTGACCTACCTCTGCCTCTCACAGTCCAAGTGACCGACGTGAACGATAATGCCCCAACATTCACTGGGTCACTCAAATTCTCTGTTTTGGAACAGAGTGCAGGTAAGACATAAAAAGTGTTTTGGAAGATGGTATTTCTGTTTAAACTATGACATGTTCAGAATTATCTTTACTTATCATCTGATCATTCACAACCCACCACCCAAATTAATGTATTTTCAAAGGGTTTTTAGAAAGGAATTAGTACTGAAATCAATAATTTCTTGTTTGTGACATCAATAGATTTCAAAACCTTCAAATCTATACCTAGTTGTTCGGAAAAAATATTTATAGGTTATATAGCAACACCAAAAGTCAATCAATCACAATTTAATGACTCAAATATTCTGTATTGATCCTTTGTTCAGGTGTTGTAGTTGGGCACGTTAATGCAACAGACCGAGATGAAACTGGCACAGAGCACACCAAGATTAAGTACACTCTTTTGGATGGCAACGACCTGTTCTCTATTGATGCTCAGACAGGTGTCATTAAGACACGAACTGCCACACTAGATCGAGAGGTAACCTGAGACTCCATCATTCAAAGCAACTTTTTATCTCAGGAAAAGAAAAGTCTAAATATTAACTAATAAACTTTTTACAAATCTGCAACTAcgtgaatgtatgtgtgaaaaCCCTTTGTGATAAACCCTTTCACTATCTCCTTTATGCAGGTGAAAGATAAGCATTTCATCACCGTGGAGATAAGAGACATGAATGGAGCACCAAATGGTTTGTTtaacacagccacagccacgaTTCTTTTGGAAGACATCAATGACAACCCACCAGTTTTCTCAAAGACCTCTGTAAGTATCCACACTTATAGGCAAGGAAAACAAAATGATTAATGCTATGGCTGTTTCAAAATATGGTCTTTTAGTTAAAGGGAAACTCCGGTCTAATAAGTTAAAGATAATATGTTAATATCTAGTTAAATACTAAGTCAATAcatttcacttttttaaatATGATAAATAGTGATATTTAAGATGATGGCCcctattttgcaccctggcgcatgtagtaaaactcgttttccacctggTGCAAAGTTGTACAccacctaaaacgcattacgccactgaccaagagaaacctggtctgaagtctatggcgagttggttattttaagagcgcacatccatgcaaaacattagtAATTAGGAATAATACCTAACGCACCTGTGAATTCTGTGAATTAGCTACAGTAGATGTACACTGTTCTCAAGCTCTCTGTTTCCCTCACAGCTCAGTGTAAATGTCAAAGAAAATGTAGAGGGAGAAACTCTTCTACTCAGAATCCCAGTGGAAGATAAAGACCTGACAAAAACACCCAACTGGAAGTCTGTGTTTGCCATTACCAAGGGCAATGACGCTGGCCTTTTCAGGATTGAGACCGACCCAGACACAAATGAGGGACTTTTGTACCTGACAAAGGTGATTTTCCTGATGTACCTGATTCATAAAATGCTGACAGGAATTCCTACATGTTAAGCCTTGACTGAGGATTTGAAAGTATATCATTCAAATACTTTTATAATAATTACATACAAATAATTTTATAATAACTTTTAATACTTTTATAATAActtttataataattataacaaATCATTTTTCATTGGTGTTTTGACATCTaattacagaaacacacattctACTTTCTAACTTCTAACTatacaaaacatttaaaaaatctcACAATGGAATAAACACAAGTAAGATAAATTGCAATTCTGCATAGCAAGCATGTTCCCATGTAGATATGGAATGCAAGGAATTAATAGTGTGAACATACAAGTCTAATCTGATCATTATAGCTGATAACAGTGTGGACAAGATATTCTTAACTTAGCACTGATAGGAAAGCAGTATGTGTGGTTCATGTAGTTTTGCTGAATTTACTGGCTTTATTTGGATGGTTGTGGTTGTTGACACTGTTAACAACAAAATAAGGTTGGGGTTAGGGGTTAGGATTGGTTAAGGTGATTTTCAGTATTTCTTTGAAAGACTGAACTTCATTGAACTGACTGAATTTCTAGAAACATCTGTCAAGTCTCTCTAAGTGGACTACCtgaataaagtgttaccctggATTTAGCTATACTAAATACTCAACATTCCTCATCGTCTGTATTCCAGCCCTTGGACTATGAAAAGAACAAAGCTGTGAAGCTTGAGGTTCAGGCTCGGAATGAAGCAGAGTTGAGTGGCACCCAGGCCAGCTGGGCCTCTATCCCCATAGACGTGAATGTGGAGGATGAGGACGAGGGACCAGAGTTCATGCCCGCAAACTTGACACTGAGAATCAAAGAGGGCCTGCCGAATGGTACAGTCATTGGCAAATACATAGCAAAAGACCCAGAGACCAGTAGTAACACAGGAATCAGGTAAGCCTGTTATGCTtgtaatatgtgtttgtttttacttACATGTACTCCGTCTTGCATTACATAGGCTATTACATAGGCTATGATATAACTGCTATGGTAACAGACTCAACAGCGGAGGCACACCTTTGCTATCTCTTGTGTGTAAATGACTCATTGTAACAGAAGCATGTGAACTTTATTATCGCGTCTGTGTACAGACACTGTCTGTTGATATGGCCTACCCATCCCTTAGTAGGACTTTCATCTTAATCAGTTACAGTGGCTATAAATTTACTCGAATTTGAATTTGACATGTTTACCAAGCTCTCTGTGATGCCAGGAAGATCCTCATCAAACATGATCAGTGAACTGCTCCTATGATATTGTATGGTTGTGTTGCAGGTATTATGAGATCTCAGACCCAGCTTCCTGGATTGAAGTGGGTGAGAGCACTGGCGAATTGAAGATCACCAACACTGTGGACAGGGAGTCTCACTTAGTCAAGAATGACATGTACAACATCACCGTGAAAGCAGTTGATGCCAGTGAGTAAACCATGACTGCATGAGGATTATCTTGCTTACACCAACAACAGACAGCACATTAGTCATAGTCTGAACCACAGGCCCACACGCCCCTGAAGCCTGGGTGTGGTCACCACTTGTCAGTCATATCTGGGAGTCTGATGACCTCTATTTCACATGTACTGGTGGATCAAAATCCTTCAGGCAATCTGAATAATCCTGCCCCACCAAGTGACACATACAAAACCAGGTGCCATTACACAGAGCCAGCTGGATTGATAATGATGCATAGGTACCAGAGAACACTAAATCCTATTCAGCCCCAGTCAAATATGTATTGCTTTGTTCTGTCAGGTGCTAAAACAGGAACAGGAACCGTTTTCATCATTGTTGAGGATGTGAATGACAACATTCCACTTCTCCCGACCCACGaactgattgtgtgtgagaaggaGGGGGAGCTAGGCTCTGTGGTGCTGGTGGCAGAGGACAAGGACAAGACGCCATTTTCCTCCCCCTTCCTGTTTGAACTGAGAAAGCCTTATGAAGGCGAATGGACACTGAGTAAACTCAATGGTAAGGTTTAACATGATAATGAGAGCAATTGTATTATGATGATCACAACCATCATTCCTAGTAAGATCAGCCTATGGCAAGAATCAGGAGTGCATTAAACGTGTACATAATTACAATAGTAACATACAGTAAAGAATCAGGAGTGCATTAAACGTGCACACAATTACAATAGTAAAACGTGCACACAATTACAATAGTAACATACAGTAAAGGATCAGGAGTGCATTAAACGTGCACACAAGTACAATAGTAACATACAGTAAAGGATCAGGAGTGCATTAAACGTGCACACAAGTACAATAGTAACATACAGTAAAGGATCAGGAGTGCATTAAACGTGCACACAAGTACAATAGTAACATACAGTAAAGGATGGGGAAAAGAACGGAGCCCAGGAGTGGCCATTCTGAGTGAAGGTTTTACTAAATCGGGCTGTTGTTTTAATCATATCATGCAGTcattataattatttaattcCCACAATTTATTCTTGTTTAATTAAAACAAGAGACATATTAAGTCAAATTAATTTACAGTTCCAGTAAAATATCAGTTTCCAATgtaaaaatgtgttgcaatgGCCACTCCCAGGCTCCATAAAAATGAATATGCTAATTTCTAACTGTACATAAAATTAGGTGATGTGTGATCGTGATCGTGATGAAAGTGAGATTGAACAGTGTGGCAGTGGGTTGGGCCTGACAGGGTTGTTAGTGTTTAAACATCTTCAGTTTTGCTCCTAATTGCAATGGTTTTACCTCAGTCCCCAAATGCGCGGTTAAATAACATATAACTGACCTGTGTTTTCTTAGACACAGCAGCCACTTTGCAGCAGGCAGGCGAGCTTCCCACGGGGACGACGTACACAATCCCTGTGCTGGTCAAAGACCTACAGGGTGAGGGAGACACACAGACGGTCACAGTGAAGATCTGCCGCTGTCAGCTCAATCAGTGTGTAGCCAGCCAGACGTCCACTGCGCTGGGGGTCGGAGGCATACTGGCCATGCTGCTGGGCCTGgccctgctcctgctgcttTGTGAGTACAACCCACAGTGACAAGCAGGTGTACACAAGCAAGCATACACAcccactagcacacacactcttacttacttacttaagtTATACAGAAATAACGGACTGCACAGAGTGGTGCATGTTGAAATCACAAGCGATTCGTCATATGTAactcgtgttttttttttcacactctAAGGTGTCCTAGCTGCTTTCTTTTGTGTGACGGGGAAAGACAAGCCAAAGCATGTTGATGCACATGGGAGTGGCGGAATGCTGCTGAAATCCAACACTGAAGGACCAGGAGAGGAGGTAAGCACTGCATCTGTTCATACATTTATGCATTGGCCTGAAAATAACACCTCACCTCTTGGCAGCAACTTGGCTTGATGGATTAAAACTCAAACTCCCGGCCCGCGGcctatttcaaaataataatgtaattcggcccttgagggtatttttaattgtgacaaacaacgacactgattaaaatagatgatagatccaagtacagtaacaaatctcatttgtactctcctccactagtTGCTAGACACCCAGAGGTTGATTCAAgcccaaaatcgctgcacacagttttcaggaaatacagtGTATTAGcctacacgcgagaaacatgaagacgtgcatttgtttgtaatgatgcggaagcgatgcaggccaggTTTTTAGTTtcgcacaaattgaagcagaaataggcctacaccaaatgttgaaaaaacattcacgtgtgatgaagtcttgggtaggctatgctattcacctattctgattctgaaggagaatatctgccttttggagattatattatgatcgatcgtctattgacagtgatagtcacggtgcgtctgtgaatggaggtgcgtctttgcgtacaacggtgtccactaagcataccatgcttatttcgaccctctgcccaaaaTAGCTGGAGGTTGCAGTgctaatcgtgatgatagtgtccgtaacggaccactttcaagccatggccttttgaaattttgatatgccaggtttaaataagttatgagaggaaaatatttttatttggtgtgaaacacacacatacctgtttttatgctttttttgtttcttttcataatttgtatatatatatttattttatcattattttatagcacaggtgtctaaaaatagataaaaagacttgcactttctgtttgaaaatacagtatttgaaaaaaaacccCCATTGCATTTTAGgtatttgccattcttttttgtattattctttaacactgacgcggccctccaatcagatgatgttggcagaagtggcccccagctcatttgagtttgagacccctggattaaacactttgtttatttatttttcaacggCAAATAATGGTGTGCGAGTTTTTTTCTTGATTGACTGTTACGTTGGCCTGAAAATAATCCATGCTAATTTACAAAGCTAACAATTAATATTTTGAAAGCAACATACTTTAAAAATTATGCCAGATTGTATTTCTGACCTCCTTTGCATTggaaatttgtttgtttttttttcagttacgAAGGCATATTTATCTCAGGAAAGTCTGATGGCCTCCAttaacatgtttgtttttgtttcacaCGCTTTAGGTTTCCAACATTCTTATTGTGCCCACATCGGGCATAGATCAGTCAGTGAAAGGTACTGCAGTGGACAATGGCATGTTTGACACCATGAACTCCATGGGAGTCATGAACGCCACCTCCATGGCAGGAGCCTGGCAGGACTCCCAGCAACCCTTCCTGCAGCAGTCCTCAGACATGTTGGACATGAACAGCCAGCATGACTTCAGGGCAGAGAACAATGTGTTCCTTCTTAACCAGAGGGACGAAGCCACTCTTCAAACATGGAGAACAAATGGCATCTATTTAGACATGGTGAGCACCTATTGTCACTTTTCAAGCTTTTAGCTATAGTAATGACCTGTAGTTCCTGTGAGAGAATTATAAACACATTCTGACAATACAGAAGACTTATGTATCCTAAACATGAACATAAACATGTTTTTGTAGTTGTCATAAATAATCTGGTTATGCTCTTGAGTTGACATAGTTTCAATGTGGTTGCTCTACTAAATCCTATGGGCATTCAGTGCTAATCCCAGTCCTGCTGTGCATTTGCAGAAGCTGAATTACCTGCGCACAGGTGAGGATGGTAGATACGCAGATGACATTCTTCACTCGTACGGCTTTGAGGGGGAGGGCTCTGTGGCTGGCTCAGTGGGTTGCTGTAGTGACCAGAACCCCAATGACAATCTGGACTTCCTGAACACCCTCGGCCCAAAGTTCAGAACACTGGCAGAGGTTTACAACAAAAAATGATGACAGTGCACAACATGATGGCATGTTTTATTTTCACCACCAGGATGGTAAATCCAACTCATATCTGTACTTAAAACCTAAAATGATATGGTGAATCAGTTTATAAATTCTACTCTCATCCCCGGTTCAGAAAGTAAAAATCCTGCCAAATTATTTTTCCAAAGATTTAGTAAATCAGCTGATCAAAATTAGCACATCCCTTCAGTCAAGTAGGTCAGCTAATTAGTGATCACCTGTGTTACGTGCACAAGCAGAAGAAATACATAGAAGGACTTTCACTTTCTAAATTCAGTGTTTACTCCACCTCTGAGTGCTGGAGAGACATCATTGCAGACAAGTATTGGTTTGATGACaagtttactgtatgtgtttgtgttgtgtaaaGTGCTGCTGACCTTAACTCTTCATAACGTCGTAGACCTCTAATGGATGAAGTGAGTACTTTCcagaatgttttgtttttcgtCAAAGCTTTTTGCACTTAATACAAGTACTATATTTGCACTGGGGGTATCGTGACACAGTGCTGTAAATTGGTACTCCAAAAATGTCTTAATGGCCAATTTCATTTGGAATTCTCCTTTTTAAATACTTTGAAGAGAGTTTATGATGTGTCACATGTGTTAAATATAACACAGTTTCATAGCAGGAGTCAGCAGGAGTTTACCTTTGGTTTGGTGTCAGAATGGGTAAATATGTATATGCAGTTTGTTGTAAAGTTCTCAATTTTATATACCTGTTTGTTAAATAAATGtttcctcttgtgtgtgtgtcagaacagCAGGCTGTGGCTCATTTTGTTTTTAGCACTGAGGGGTTGATGATTAACTAGGTGTGGCTCACCATGTTGCTTAAGCGAGTGACATCATGAGAGTAGGGATTGTCGGCTTCCGGGTGAATGTTTTTGCTCTTTCCAAAGCCCTCTGCTGGTGTGTCTTTGTTGCACTGCGTGCATGGCATATCAAGCATACTGTAAATCACTGATTGCACATGTGACTAACTTACTGCAGGTATAGTAGTAGTTCACTCATGAACATGGCATGTGGTTGTTAGgcatattttttcatttttatgttgtttcACTCATCCATCTGCTTGTTCAGTGAATGAAAAGGTGGAAACAATTACCACTTTAAATATTCTGTATTCCAACATTGCTTTATATTGAAGTGGTATCCAAATTAAGAACCACCGTCTGAAATTAATATTGATGAGCAATGAATAATCTTTAAAGTCAAACAGGGTTGCTGATCAGTAGGATTAATATGGACCCAAACTCTGATGTTGGCTCAGAAGACATAATTAGATGGGTGAGATTCTGCTACACATGCATATCTTAACCTCCTGTGGACAAGGACTTGGAAAGGAAATAGTCTCTGGCTTGTTGTAATGATCAAATGTTTTAGTGTATTAAAAGGATCCCACTATGATATCTTGTTAGATCACAATTACTCTCATCGTAATCAGAAGATCGTGCAGTGGAGAGTGTCTTTTCATCTGCGACACAAGAGCTTATGTTTGAGAGCAGTGCACAAGTCACATGAAGGATTTCCAACTCCAAATTCCCAGCGGGGCCAATTAGTGCCATCTTGAAGAAGTTACTAGGCTCTATTTTGAATATCCACCAAAGTGacgactctccctctctctctcctttgtggAGCCAACAAAGAAAGAGCAACTTGTGTAGAATGCAGCTCTTTAACCTCAGGCCGCAAATACCCCCAAAACCATCACCGCcccctccaaaaaaataaataaaataataataaaaaaaatatc from Alosa alosa isolate M-15738 ecotype Scorff River chromosome 1, AALO_Geno_1.1, whole genome shotgun sequence harbors:
- the LOC125307982 gene encoding desmocollin-1-like, which codes for MKSQEVGSMSHHMILWICVCVEIIFCACGESCFPPSFYATAPQEINAGHVLSKVYVVGCASQLKRVETSDPDFAIHLDGTIVALHSTEVPSAGRHFSVWAQDSDGRQSKMDVYISQKSTQPPKTGILRRFKRRWSPPPISIVENDNSGLSKDIERVGSDSSANHSVYYVISGPGVDKDPVGVFTVDKFSGMLRVHSAVDREEWPQFQIVVQVYDRFTNKETDLPLPLTVQVTDVNDNAPTFTGSLKFSVLEQSAGVVVGHVNATDRDETGTEHTKIKYTLLDGNDLFSIDAQTGVIKTRTATLDREVKDKHFITVEIRDMNGAPNGLFNTATATILLEDINDNPPVFSKTSLSVNVKENVEGETLLLRIPVEDKDLTKTPNWKSVFAITKGNDAGLFRIETDPDTNEGLLYLTKPLDYEKNKAVKLEVQARNEAELSGTQASWASIPIDVNVEDEDEGPEFMPANLTLRIKEGLPNGTVIGKYIAKDPETSSNTGIRYYEISDPASWIEVGESTGELKITNTVDRESHLVKNDMYNITVKAVDASAKTGTGTVFIIVEDVNDNIPLLPTHELIVCEKEGELGSVVLVAEDKDKTPFSSPFLFELRKPYEGEWTLSKLNDTAATLQQAGELPTGTTYTIPVLVKDLQGEGDTQTVTVKICRCQLNQCVASQTSTALGVGGILAMLLGLALLLLLCVLAAFFCVTGKDKPKHVDAHGSGGMLLKSNTEGPGEEVSNILIVPTSGIDQSVKGTAVDNGMFDTMNSMGVMNATSMAGAWQDSQQPFLQQSSDMLDMNSQHDFRAENNVFLLNQRDEATLQTWRTNGIYLDMKLNYLRTGEDGRYADDILHSYGFEGEGSVAGSVGCCSDQNPNDNLDFLNTLGPKFRTLAEVYNKK